The following are encoded in a window of Rosa chinensis cultivar Old Blush chromosome 4, RchiOBHm-V2, whole genome shotgun sequence genomic DNA:
- the LOC112200137 gene encoding cytochrome P450 78A5 → MKLFIIANLSILLFWFGASTLTLTLLSFFFYVFLFLLNHYLVPGGSAWSGYRHALKLQGPVGWPVLGSISDQMSALAHRKLAGMAASLDAKRLMVYSLGTSTRVIISSHPETAQQILGGSSFSDRPIKQSARALMFERAIGFAPSGAYWRHLRRLAAVHMFSPKRIAGLEGLRQHVVDRMAVRVEEEMEERRFVGVKGILQEGSLNNIIESVFGLGLEKEGSTDLTLTLHDMVNEGYDLISRFNLEDYFPLMFLDFHGVKRKCHKLAAKVKCVVGQIVEERKRAGDFSGRSDFLSALLALSVEDQLSDADLVAVLWEMIFRGTDTVAILLEWIMARIALHQDIQAKAQEELDTIVGNHRHVRDSDLSKLPYLQAIVKEVLRVHPPGPLLSWARLAVHDVHVDKVFVPAGTTAMVNMWAITHDPAIWKDPWTFKPERFIEEDVSIMGSDLRLAPFGSGRRVCPGKALGLATVHLWLARLLHQFKWFPAEPVDLSECLMLSMEMKKPLVCRVIPRGGLTSQ, encoded by the exons ATGAAACTCTTCATAATAGCCAACCTCTCCATCCTACTCTTTTGGTTTGGAGCTTCTACcctcactctcactctcctctcattcttcttctatgtcttcctcttcctcctaaACCACTACCTCGTCCCCGGAGGCTCTGCATGGTCAGGTTACCGCCATGCATTGAAACTCCAGGGACCAGTGGGTTGGCCTGTATTGGGTTCCATATCCGACCAAATGAGCGCTCTTGCTCATCGTAAACTGGCCGGCATGGCAGCTTCGCTGGATGCAAAGAGACTCATGGTGTACAGTCTAGGAACCAGTACACGTGTCATCATTAGCAGCCACCCGGAGACTGCTCAGCAAATCCTAGGAGGGTCTTCCTTTTCCGACCGTCCTATTAAGCAATCCGCTCGAGCACTAATGTTCGAGCGCGCTATAGGGTTTGCTCCTTCAGGGGCGTACTGGCGCCACCTGCGTAGGTTAGCTGCAGTCCACATGTTCTCGCCGAAGAGAATTGCCGGACTGGAAGGGCTAAGGCAGCACGTGGTGGACAGAATGGCCGTGAGAGTGGAGGAGGAGATGGAGGAGAGGAGATTTGTGGGTGTGAAAGGAATATTGCAGGAGGGTTCCCTGAATAACATAATTGAGAGTGTTTTTGGGTTAGGGTTAGAGAAGGAGGGTAGTACTGACTTGACGTTGACTTTGCATGATATGGTCAATGAAGGGTATGACTTAATTTCTAGGTTTAATTTGGAGGACTATTTTCCTCTGATGTTCTTGGACTTCCATGGTGTGAAGAGGAAGTGTCACAAATTGGCGGCTAAGGTTAAGTGTGTGGTGGGTCAAATTGTGGAGGAAAGAAAAAGAGCAGGAGATTTCAGTGGTCGGAGTGACTTTCTTAGTGCTTTACTAGCTTTGTCTGTGGAGGATCAATTAAGTGATGCAGACTTGGTTGCTGTTTTGTGG GAAATGATATTTCGAGGGACAGACACTGTTGCTATACTTCTTGAATGGATTATGGCAAGGATTGCCCTGCACCAAGACATCCAAGCCAAGGCACAAGAAGAGCTTGATACGATCGTTGGGAATCACAGGCACGTGAGGGATTCTGACCTTTCGAAACTGCCGTATCTTCAGGCCATAGTTAAGGAAGTGCTCCGGGTGCACCCTCCGGGCCCACTATTATCGTGGGCTCGTCTGGCCGTGCATGACGTCCACGTCGACAAGGTCTTTGTTCCGGCCGGCACAACGGCCATGGTCAACATGTGGGCTATAACCCATGACCCGGCCATTTGGAAGGACCCTTGGACTTTCAAGCCTGAGCGGTTCATTGAAGAAGATGTGTCGATAATGGGATCGGACCTTAGGCTTGCGCCCTTTGGTTCGGGCCGTAGGGTATGCCCGGGAAAAGCTCTAGGGTTAGCTACAGTGCACTTGTGGCTTGCAAGGCTTTTGCACCAATTCAAGTGGTTTCCGGCGGAGCCTGTAGACCTTTCGGAGTGCTTAATGCTCTCTATGGAAATGAAGAAACCACTCGTCTGCCGCGTTATCCCGCGTGGCGGCCTTACAAGCCAATGA